A genomic segment from Gracilimonas sediminicola encodes:
- a CDS encoding glycoside hydrolase family 10 protein, whose product MLSGCQYLKLSPKKPADSHPEIQREFRAAWVATVANINWPSEPGIPVEQQKEEAIKLLDLLQSTNFNAVIFQVRPQSDALYESELEPWSYYLTGQQGVPPTPYYDPLSFWIEEAHKRGLELHVWLNPYRAHHVRGGSVSEHSVVSTKEELVVGLKSGYWWFDPSLQETQDHSHAVVMDIVKRYDIDGVHFDDYFYPYPSYNFGEDFPDDESWDAYVKSGGKLSRSDWRRKAVDTFIQRVYRSIKKEKPYVKFGLSPFGVWRPGSPPSIAGMDQYEVLYADAKKWLKKGWIDYFSPQLYWPINQVPQSFPVLLGWWEEQNFTDRHIWPGMSISRYEGEQQVDEVINQIMITRGMLPEAPGTIHWSMTGLVENDSLRQALLEKPYKREALIPSMNWINHRPLKAPDISFTREKGGLSFALEEDINRVSKWVVYARYDNTWQTIIIPKTRDSAVIPYYRINHAPASSPLRQGRVSLLKELHITYIDRLGFESSAFIQNFEHLDQLESPAESKSLKGFYNSLFNLK is encoded by the coding sequence ATGCTTTCCGGTTGTCAGTACCTCAAACTTTCCCCGAAAAAACCGGCTGATTCCCATCCTGAAATTCAGCGTGAATTCAGGGCCGCATGGGTTGCAACGGTTGCCAATATCAACTGGCCCAGCGAACCGGGCATCCCCGTAGAACAGCAGAAAGAAGAGGCTATAAAACTGCTCGATCTTTTGCAGTCCACAAACTTTAATGCCGTTATTTTCCAGGTTCGCCCGCAGTCTGATGCTTTATATGAAAGCGAGCTGGAACCCTGGTCGTATTACCTGACCGGCCAGCAAGGCGTGCCACCAACTCCCTATTACGATCCACTGAGTTTCTGGATTGAAGAAGCCCATAAAAGAGGACTGGAGCTTCATGTTTGGCTTAATCCATACCGGGCACATCATGTGAGAGGCGGCTCGGTTTCGGAGCACTCCGTCGTGAGCACGAAAGAAGAGCTGGTGGTAGGATTAAAAAGCGGGTACTGGTGGTTCGATCCCAGCCTGCAAGAAACCCAGGATCATTCCCACGCCGTAGTTATGGACATCGTAAAGCGATACGATATTGACGGCGTTCATTTTGACGACTACTTCTATCCCTATCCCTCTTATAATTTTGGGGAAGACTTTCCGGACGATGAAAGCTGGGATGCTTATGTAAAATCCGGAGGAAAACTCTCGCGAAGTGACTGGCGAAGAAAAGCCGTAGACACATTCATACAACGGGTATATAGATCCATAAAAAAGGAAAAGCCCTATGTGAAATTTGGGCTTAGCCCGTTTGGTGTGTGGCGGCCGGGAAGTCCGCCATCCATTGCAGGAATGGATCAATATGAGGTGCTTTACGCTGATGCCAAAAAGTGGCTCAAAAAAGGCTGGATTGATTACTTCTCACCCCAACTTTACTGGCCCATAAACCAGGTTCCACAGAGCTTTCCTGTTCTGTTGGGGTGGTGGGAAGAGCAGAATTTTACAGACCGGCATATTTGGCCGGGCATGAGTATTTCCCGCTATGAAGGAGAACAACAAGTGGACGAGGTCATTAATCAAATTATGATAACACGCGGCATGCTGCCGGAAGCACCCGGAACCATCCACTGGAGTATGACTGGATTAGTTGAAAATGACTCGCTCCGACAAGCCCTGCTCGAAAAGCCTTATAAACGGGAAGCCCTGATTCCTTCCATGAACTGGATCAACCATCGTCCGCTAAAAGCACCTGATATTTCTTTTACCCGGGAAAAGGGGGGGCTTTCTTTTGCCTTGGAGGAAGATATAAACCGTGTTTCAAAATGGGTTGTTTATGCCCGATATGATAACACCTGGCAAACAATTATCATCCCAAAAACCCGGGACTCTGCCGTTATCCCTTATTACAGGATAAACCATGCACCTGCCAGTTCACCTCTTCGACAAGGAAGGGTTTCGCTGCTGAAGGAACTTCATATTACCTATATCGACCGGTTAGGATTTGAAAGTTCAGCCTTCATTCAAAATTTTGAACATCTCGATCAGCTTGAATCTCCGGCAGAAAGCAAATCACTCAAGGGTTTCTATAACTCACTTTTTAACCTTAAGTGA
- a CDS encoding ABC transporter permease produces the protein MLKNYFKIAFRNISKHKGYSFINISGLAIGIACCLLILIYVRHELSYDQFHEKADRIVRISMESGGDNIAVTPSMVAPTLNQISPEIERWVRLYEPTRYSPAIISTGENKFQEENFLYADSSFFRIFSFDFIAGNPETALKNPRSLVLPKSTALKLFGSVDILGETVNARIFNTNYDFEVTGVIENVPANSHFTFNYLGSLHTMSSWSQLDDSQIRAANFFTYLLLNSSSSTESLRQTANAFIRDNQIQDRVDQLIFTPVTELYLNSNFDFEIAPMGSMQNVIGFIFLALMVLLIATINYVNLSTARSSRRGAEVGIRKALGAVKSQLVKQFYGESILITLISVVLALILVEFFKEPFFELMGKDISFNLFTDPSAWMLLAGVTIITAALAGSYPAFLLSSYQPVRVLKGLLGSTGSDGTLRKGLVISQFAISTFLILCTVIIYQQTNFILTADLGFDDEEVIVLPARDSELAQKQGLLKSEVLRQPGVKGATYMSNIPGKVFGGYGSVHNTTMEPIGTAAGAADADLVQTLDIEIIAGNSFPDNPSYTREQGYVYLINEQLAQAHGWSPQEAIGKPFNVLGGREGEVVGVMADFNYQSLRENVEPLALFIHEQMYNYLLVKVEPGNIQGTIASLENMWQDVAPHRPFEFEFLDQQLNALYQSELQTRNLLLAFSGLAIFIACLGLVGLSSFLIERRAKEIGIRKVLGASVSKIVALLSTDFLKLVAIGFVVGTPIAWYVMDQWLTNFAYRIDMNVAVFITVGLIAMIIAILTVSWQSIKAAVANPVDSLRSE, from the coding sequence ATGCTGAAGAATTATTTTAAAATTGCCTTTAGAAATATCTCTAAGCATAAAGGCTATTCTTTCATCAATATTTCGGGGCTGGCAATAGGCATTGCTTGCTGTCTGCTAATCCTCATATATGTGAGGCATGAACTCAGTTATGACCAATTCCATGAAAAGGCAGACAGAATTGTTCGGATCAGTATGGAAAGCGGTGGTGATAACATCGCCGTTACGCCTTCCATGGTGGCTCCAACGCTGAATCAAATCTCACCAGAGATTGAACGATGGGTTCGGCTTTATGAGCCTACCCGTTACAGCCCGGCTATCATTAGTACCGGTGAGAACAAATTTCAGGAAGAAAACTTCTTATATGCCGATTCCAGCTTTTTCCGGATTTTCAGTTTTGATTTTATCGCCGGAAACCCCGAAACAGCACTCAAAAACCCAAGATCATTGGTTCTGCCCAAATCTACAGCCCTGAAATTATTTGGGTCTGTTGATATACTTGGTGAAACTGTTAATGCCCGGATTTTCAATACCAATTATGATTTTGAAGTGACCGGCGTCATTGAAAACGTTCCTGCAAACTCCCACTTTACATTCAATTATCTGGGCTCGCTGCATACCATGAGCAGTTGGTCTCAGCTGGATGATTCTCAGATCAGGGCCGCTAATTTTTTCACTTATCTGCTACTGAATAGCAGCTCCTCCACCGAATCATTAAGACAGACAGCAAATGCCTTCATAAGGGATAATCAGATTCAGGACCGTGTTGATCAACTGATCTTTACCCCCGTCACAGAATTGTACCTGAACTCAAACTTCGATTTCGAAATTGCCCCCATGGGCAGTATGCAAAACGTGATTGGGTTTATTTTCCTGGCCCTGATGGTACTCCTTATCGCTACTATAAATTACGTCAACCTCTCAACCGCCCGTTCTTCAAGGCGTGGAGCTGAAGTGGGTATCCGAAAGGCTCTCGGTGCGGTAAAATCACAACTGGTAAAGCAGTTTTATGGGGAATCTATATTGATTACGCTTATATCAGTTGTATTGGCACTGATTCTGGTGGAGTTTTTCAAAGAACCCTTTTTCGAACTGATGGGCAAAGACATCAGCTTTAACCTTTTTACCGATCCTTCCGCATGGATGCTTTTAGCCGGCGTGACCATCATCACCGCTGCCCTCGCCGGAAGCTACCCGGCTTTTCTACTTTCATCATATCAGCCGGTTCGGGTACTTAAGGGGCTGCTTGGGTCTACCGGGTCCGATGGTACCCTTCGCAAAGGGCTGGTGATATCACAATTTGCTATATCCACTTTCCTTATTCTTTGTACCGTCATCATCTATCAACAAACAAATTTCATATTAACTGCAGACCTTGGTTTTGATGATGAAGAAGTTATTGTGCTCCCTGCCAGAGATAGTGAGCTTGCTCAAAAACAGGGTCTGCTGAAAAGTGAGGTTCTCCGTCAGCCCGGTGTTAAAGGAGCAACCTACATGTCAAATATTCCCGGTAAAGTTTTTGGCGGCTATGGGTCGGTTCACAACACTACGATGGAACCGATCGGAACTGCAGCCGGTGCAGCTGATGCCGATTTGGTTCAAACATTAGATATTGAGATCATTGCTGGTAACTCTTTTCCGGATAATCCTTCCTATACCAGAGAACAGGGATATGTGTATCTCATCAACGAGCAGTTAGCGCAGGCTCATGGCTGGTCGCCACAGGAAGCCATTGGCAAGCCTTTCAATGTACTGGGAGGAAGAGAAGGCGAGGTGGTTGGGGTGATGGCAGACTTTAACTACCAGTCTCTCAGAGAAAATGTAGAGCCCCTGGCGTTATTCATTCATGAGCAGATGTATAACTACCTGTTAGTGAAAGTTGAACCGGGAAACATCCAGGGCACGATAGCATCTCTGGAGAATATGTGGCAGGATGTTGCCCCACACCGGCCTTTTGAATTCGAGTTTTTAGATCAACAGCTGAATGCTCTCTACCAGTCTGAACTGCAGACCCGAAACCTGTTACTGGCATTTTCCGGGCTGGCTATTTTCATCGCCTGTCTTGGCCTTGTAGGGCTTTCATCCTTCCTGATTGAACGCCGGGCAAAAGAAATTGGAATTCGAAAAGTGTTGGGTGCTTCCGTCTCAAAAATAGTGGCTTTGCTTTCAACCGACTTCCTCAAATTAGTGGCTATCGGTTTTGTGGTGGGAACGCCCATCGCCTGGTACGTAATGGATCAGTGGCTTACCAACTTTGCCTACCGTATTGATATGAATGTTGCTGTTTTTATAACCGTAGGACTGATTGCGATGATTATCGCGATTTTGACCGTAAGCTGGCAATCCATCAAAGCCGCCGTGGCTAATCCCGTGGATAGTTTGAGAAGTGAATAG
- a CDS encoding ABC transporter ATP-binding protein — protein MIQTKNLKKVYTTEEVETTALSNVNLEIKEGEFVAIMGPSGCGKSTLLNIMGLLDNPSDGEYHFLGHEISTHSERERAQLRKGNIGFIFQSFNLIDELTVFENVELPLLYLGVDSAERKEKVETALDRMGMMHRRNHFPQQLSGGQQQRVAIARAVVANAKLILADEPTGNLDSDHGDEVMKLLAELNEAGTTIVMVTHSPHDADYARRVIHLFDGHVVTENMQEGFHV, from the coding sequence ATGATTCAAACAAAAAACCTTAAGAAAGTATATACCACTGAAGAAGTGGAAACGACTGCGTTGAGCAACGTGAACCTCGAGATCAAGGAGGGCGAATTTGTAGCCATTATGGGGCCTTCAGGCTGCGGAAAATCTACCCTGTTGAATATTATGGGACTCCTGGATAATCCTTCCGATGGTGAATATCACTTTTTAGGACATGAGATCTCTACTCATTCCGAAAGAGAAAGAGCCCAGCTCAGAAAAGGAAATATTGGATTCATCTTCCAGAGCTTTAACCTGATTGATGAGCTCACGGTATTCGAAAATGTGGAACTTCCGCTGCTATATCTCGGAGTTGATTCCGCCGAACGCAAAGAGAAAGTGGAAACGGCGCTCGACCGAATGGGAATGATGCACCGACGCAATCACTTTCCGCAACAACTTTCCGGTGGTCAGCAACAGCGCGTTGCCATTGCCCGGGCCGTAGTAGCTAATGCCAAGCTGATCCTCGCCGATGAGCCTACCGGTAACCTGGATTCGGATCACGGCGATGAAGTGATGAAACTTTTGGCTGAACTTAACGAAGCCGGCACCACCATCGTGATGGTAACCCACTCTCCGCATGATGCCGATTACGCCCGTCGTGTCATTCACCTGTTTGACGGCCACGTAGTGACCGAGAATATGCAGGAAGGGTTTCATGTATGA
- a CDS encoding four helix bundle protein, which translates to MSKIERYEDLKCWQQSRLLVNQIYKLVSDSSLKKEFALTDQLKRASISVMTNIAEGFNRYHKKDFIRFLDYSQSSAQEVKSLLYIVEDQGMIETERIKEIQNNCDHCQAMVLSLINHINNTLKNSNQTNEPEVLYISDEYLGH; encoded by the coding sequence ATGAGTAAAATTGAAAGATATGAGGATTTAAAGTGCTGGCAGCAATCAAGATTGTTGGTGAACCAAATCTATAAATTGGTCTCTGATTCCTCATTGAAGAAAGAATTTGCACTAACTGATCAGCTGAAAAGGGCTTCTATATCTGTGATGACAAATATTGCAGAGGGCTTCAATCGCTACCATAAAAAAGACTTTATTCGATTCTTAGACTACTCCCAAAGTTCAGCCCAGGAAGTAAAGAGTCTACTATACATTGTTGAAGATCAAGGAATGATTGAAACGGAAAGGATTAAAGAAATTCAAAATAATTGTGACCACTGCCAAGCTATGGTGCTCTCTTTGATAAATCATATTAATAACACTTTGAAAAACTCAAATCAAACAAACGAACCAGAAGTTCTATACATCTCAGATGAGTATTTAGGTCACTGA
- a CDS encoding efflux RND transporter periplasmic adaptor subunit translates to MDRKIEKKTWTLKRFLMIAGVLAFASLSVYAFWFMDVRSTLNVEREKLTIATVQEDTFQEFIQVTGTVQPIQTIYLDAIEGGVVQEVFLESGTMVEEGDTILTLTNSGLQLQVMQQTSGLYDQINNVRNSRLNLEQNTLQLQDQLASAKSQMEILKSQYDRQKKLVERDLISEQEFQTTKENYEYQKRRYELTYESYKKDSIQTITQLRQLNNSEDRMFQNLEAVQQILDNLSVTAPISGQLSTIELNQGQSISSGERIGQVDIMDGYKVRVAIDEYHLSRITQGLRGSFPFDGQSHELVITKIYPVINNGQFEVDMEFVNKAPEGLRRGQTVRIRLELGESASAVQIPRGGFYQTTGGNWVFVVNESEGKAYRRDIRLGRQNPEYFEVLSGVSPGEKVITSSYDTFGDNEVLVLE, encoded by the coding sequence ATGGATCGAAAAATTGAAAAGAAAACCTGGACGCTAAAACGCTTCCTTATGATTGCAGGCGTTCTCGCTTTTGCAAGCTTAAGCGTGTATGCATTTTGGTTTATGGATGTGCGATCTACGTTGAATGTGGAAAGAGAAAAACTAACCATCGCAACCGTACAGGAAGACACCTTTCAGGAGTTTATACAGGTAACGGGAACGGTTCAGCCTATTCAAACCATCTACCTTGATGCCATTGAAGGCGGCGTGGTGCAGGAAGTTTTTCTTGAATCCGGAACGATGGTTGAGGAAGGCGATACCATCCTGACCCTCACTAATTCCGGGCTGCAGCTTCAGGTGATGCAGCAAACTTCGGGGCTCTACGATCAAATCAATAACGTGCGCAACTCAAGATTAAACCTGGAACAGAATACTCTGCAGCTTCAGGATCAGCTGGCAAGTGCCAAATCCCAAATGGAAATTTTAAAGTCGCAGTATGATCGTCAGAAAAAGCTGGTTGAACGGGATCTGATTTCTGAACAAGAATTCCAGACCACAAAGGAGAATTATGAGTATCAGAAACGGCGCTACGAATTGACCTACGAATCCTATAAGAAGGATTCCATTCAAACGATTACGCAGCTGAGGCAGCTTAATAATTCCGAAGACAGAATGTTTCAGAATCTGGAAGCCGTTCAGCAAATCCTGGATAACCTATCCGTTACGGCACCTATTTCGGGTCAATTGAGCACCATTGAATTAAACCAGGGGCAGTCCATTTCTTCCGGAGAGCGTATCGGACAAGTCGATATCATGGACGGTTACAAAGTTCGGGTAGCGATTGATGAATATCACTTATCGCGAATAACGCAGGGGCTCCGGGGCTCTTTCCCTTTTGACGGGCAGTCGCACGAGCTGGTGATTACAAAAATTTATCCCGTCATTAACAACGGGCAGTTTGAAGTGGATATGGAATTTGTGAATAAAGCACCGGAAGGCCTGCGCCGGGGACAAACAGTGAGAATACGTCTTGAGCTGGGGGAATCGGCCAGTGCGGTTCAGATTCCAAGAGGTGGGTTCTATCAAACTACCGGTGGCAACTGGGTATTTGTTGTAAATGAAAGTGAAGGAAAGGCCTATCGCAGAGATATAAGGCTCGGCCGGCAGAATCCTGAATATTTTGAAGTACTGAGCGGAGTATCGCCCGGAGAAAAAGTCATTACCTCAAGTTATGATACGTTTGGGGATAATGAGGTTTTAGTGTTAGAGTGA
- a CDS encoding sigma-54-dependent transcriptional regulator, with amino-acid sequence MKKTGRILVVDDDTDVLNAARLYLKQHVEKVDVESNPKLIPSLMKEYDYDAILLDMNFHEDVSSGEEGFYWLEKILEIDPAMAVVLITAYGDVEKAVLAVKTGASDFVLKPWQNEKLLATVTSAMNLSQSKRDSQKLRTQNAALKADMEQPYQNIIGKSRAMEQVFQTIEKVAKTDANVLITGENGTGKELVARALHRRSNRSENAFITVDMGALPEGLFESELFGHEKGAFTDAKESRAGRFEIAHGGTLFLDEVGNIPLQLQPKLLSALQTHEIRRIGSNKTTKIDIRLICATNESLGEMVEKQEFRQDLLYRINTIEIKLPPLWERTEDIPLLAEHFLKQYRSKYKKEIKGITDQALNHLKEYHWPGNIRELEHAVERAVIMTDEEQLQKGDFLLTSVSGNDHKLPVSGLNLEEVEKTVIRKAMDKHGGNISHAAEELGLTRASLYRRLEKYGL; translated from the coding sequence ATGAAGAAAACAGGCCGAATACTTGTAGTGGATGATGATACCGATGTGCTGAATGCAGCTCGTTTGTATTTAAAGCAGCATGTTGAAAAAGTGGATGTGGAAAGCAACCCTAAGCTGATTCCCTCGCTGATGAAAGAATATGATTACGATGCCATTTTGTTGGATATGAACTTCCATGAGGATGTGAGCAGCGGGGAAGAGGGTTTCTATTGGCTGGAGAAAATCCTGGAGATAGACCCGGCGATGGCCGTGGTGTTGATAACGGCTTATGGCGACGTAGAGAAAGCAGTTCTGGCAGTAAAAACAGGTGCCTCTGATTTTGTACTAAAGCCCTGGCAAAATGAAAAATTGCTGGCTACTGTCACCTCGGCTATGAATCTGAGTCAGTCTAAAAGGGATTCTCAAAAACTGCGAACGCAAAATGCCGCGCTAAAAGCGGATATGGAACAGCCATATCAGAATATCATTGGGAAAAGCCGGGCGATGGAGCAGGTGTTTCAAACCATTGAAAAAGTGGCAAAAACGGACGCCAACGTTTTGATTACCGGGGAGAACGGAACAGGAAAAGAACTGGTGGCCCGGGCGTTGCACAGGCGCTCAAACCGAAGTGAGAATGCTTTTATTACCGTTGATATGGGAGCTTTGCCAGAAGGCTTGTTCGAAAGTGAATTATTTGGCCACGAAAAGGGCGCCTTTACCGATGCCAAAGAATCACGGGCCGGCCGGTTCGAAATAGCCCATGGAGGAACGCTCTTTTTAGATGAAGTGGGAAACATACCGCTTCAGCTGCAGCCTAAGCTTTTATCTGCTTTGCAAACGCATGAGATTCGGAGAATTGGTTCCAACAAAACCACAAAAATTGATATTCGGCTGATTTGTGCAACCAACGAAAGCTTAGGGGAGATGGTGGAGAAACAGGAATTTCGTCAGGACCTGCTTTACCGGATAAACACCATTGAGATTAAGCTGCCACCGCTCTGGGAGCGTACAGAAGACATTCCCTTGCTGGCTGAACACTTTTTGAAACAGTACAGATCGAAGTACAAAAAAGAAATCAAAGGGATCACGGATCAGGCGTTGAATCACCTGAAAGAATACCACTGGCCGGGCAATATCCGGGAGCTGGAACACGCCGTTGAGCGGGCGGTTATTATGACGGACGAGGAGCAACTACAGAAGGGTGATTTCCTGCTTACCTCCGTTTCAGGTAACGATCATAAACTGCCGGTATCGGGGTTGAACCTGGAAGAAGTGGAAAAGACGGTGATTCGCAAAGCAATGGATAAACACGGCGGTAATATATCGCATGCAGCAGAAGAGTTGGGACTAACCCGTGCATCACTGTATCGAAGATTGGAGAAATATGGACTGTAG
- a CDS encoding sensor histidine kinase — MIKSFRFGIILRILMLAATLLLVCYLVLETEYYVSMVILGAIIAGQVIALIKYLERTNVLLTRFLEAIRYSDFTGAFRNHGLGSNFDDLNAAFSDVIEKFKEERSKKEESIRYLETVVQHIGIGLVCFNGKGEVVLLNTAAKRLFKVATLRTLDSLKNISGSLYKTVKKQKGGNRSLIRVTIQNETLQLAMYATEFRMRDEAYKLVSFQNIHTELEEKEMEAWQNLTQVLAHEIMNSITPISSLSGTVKMLLEENMVPQEHHVELNQETIEDVTDALTTISNRSQGLMRFVNSYRDFTQIPEPSYELFKVKEALDRTASLMKTEAAKEGIQIKVEVDPESLEFTADPHLVEQVLINLVKNAIRVLSDQEDGVILMKGGIEESGKVIIQIQDNGPGVKKAMKEKIFIPFYTVGSNGKSKGSGIGLSLSRQIMRLHGGSLILNSETGKGSTFTLRF; from the coding sequence ATGATTAAAAGCTTCCGATTTGGAATCATACTACGCATTCTGATGCTGGCTGCAACCTTGCTGCTGGTGTGTTACCTGGTGCTCGAAACGGAGTACTACGTGAGCATGGTGATTCTGGGAGCCATCATTGCCGGGCAGGTAATTGCGTTGATAAAGTATCTGGAACGAACCAACGTATTACTCACCCGCTTTTTGGAGGCTATTCGATATTCAGATTTCACAGGAGCATTCAGAAATCACGGTTTGGGCAGTAACTTTGATGATTTAAATGCGGCTTTCAGTGATGTCATCGAAAAATTCAAAGAAGAGCGCAGCAAAAAAGAGGAAAGCATTCGATACCTGGAAACGGTGGTTCAGCACATCGGTATTGGCTTGGTTTGTTTTAATGGAAAAGGAGAGGTGGTTTTGTTGAATACCGCAGCCAAACGGCTGTTTAAAGTAGCGACCTTACGGACTCTGGATTCCCTTAAAAATATATCCGGGTCGCTCTATAAAACCGTAAAAAAACAGAAGGGAGGCAACCGAAGCCTGATTCGGGTGACTATCCAAAACGAAACGCTGCAGCTGGCGATGTATGCCACCGAGTTCAGGATGAGAGACGAAGCGTACAAGCTCGTTTCATTCCAGAACATTCATACCGAGCTGGAAGAAAAAGAGATGGAGGCCTGGCAAAACCTTACCCAGGTTTTGGCTCACGAAATTATGAACTCTATCACCCCGATTTCATCTCTTTCCGGCACGGTGAAAATGTTGCTGGAGGAGAATATGGTTCCGCAAGAACATCATGTAGAGCTGAATCAGGAAACCATTGAAGATGTGACCGATGCGTTGACGACCATAAGTAACCGAAGCCAGGGACTAATGCGATTTGTGAATTCTTACCGTGATTTTACCCAGATTCCGGAACCAAGCTATGAGCTTTTCAAGGTGAAAGAAGCGCTGGACCGAACCGCCAGCCTCATGAAGACAGAAGCCGCCAAAGAGGGCATACAAATCAAGGTAGAAGTAGATCCGGAAAGCCTGGAATTCACCGCTGATCCACACCTGGTTGAACAGGTGCTGATTAATCTGGTTAAGAATGCGATTCGGGTTTTGTCGGATCAGGAAGATGGGGTGATTTTGATGAAGGGAGGGATAGAGGAATCAGGTAAAGTGATCATTCAAATTCAGGACAACGGTCCGGGTGTGAAGAAAGCTATGAAGGAGAAGATATTCATCCCGTTTTATACGGTGGGTAGTAACGGGAAAAGTAAAGGATCAGGAATTGGGCTGAGCCTTTCCCGACAAATAATGCGCCTGCATGGCGGCAGCCTGATTTTGAATTCCGAAACCGGAAAAGGTTCAACTTTTACCTTGCGATTTTAA
- a CDS encoding DNA alkylation repair protein has protein sequence MNHQDVINELRKYADPEKAKHSSRFFKSGPGEYGEGDDFLGIKVPDQRKVAKKYRELPATEIGKLLHHKIHEVRLTAALLMVYKVEKGGDEELEQMTKVYLDNLSGFNNWDIIDSSCHKILGPFLENKDRGLLYDFAKSNDLWKKRIAMITCYHFIRQNDFEDALDIAEILVQDDHDLIQKAVGWMLREIGNRDRDAEEEFLRKYYRIMPRTMLRYAIEKFDEPLRLKYLHGEI, from the coding sequence ATGAACCATCAAGATGTCATCAACGAACTGAGAAAATATGCTGACCCTGAGAAGGCTAAGCACTCCTCACGATTTTTTAAATCGGGTCCGGGAGAATATGGTGAAGGGGATGATTTTTTGGGGATCAAAGTTCCCGATCAGCGTAAAGTGGCTAAAAAATACCGGGAGCTGCCTGCAACAGAAATTGGGAAGTTACTGCACCATAAGATTCATGAAGTCCGACTTACCGCCGCCCTGTTGATGGTTTATAAGGTTGAGAAAGGCGGGGACGAAGAACTCGAACAGATGACGAAGGTGTATCTTGACAACCTGTCCGGCTTTAATAATTGGGATATCATCGACAGTTCCTGCCATAAGATCCTCGGCCCTTTTTTGGAAAATAAAGACCGGGGTTTGTTGTATGATTTTGCTAAATCCAATGATCTCTGGAAAAAGCGAATCGCCATGATTACCTGCTATCATTTCATAAGGCAGAATGACTTCGAAGATGCGCTGGATATCGCGGAGATACTGGTGCAGGATGATCACGATCTTATTCAAAAAGCCGTTGGCTGGATGTTGCGGGAAATCGGGAACCGCGACCGGGATGCGGAAGAAGAATTCCTTAGAAAATACTACCGGATTATGCCGAGAACAATGCTGAGATATGCCATCGAGAAGTTTGACGAGCCACTTCGTTTAAAATACCTGCATGGTGAGATTTAA